A stretch of DNA from Anopheles ziemanni chromosome 3, idAnoZiCoDA_A2_x.2, whole genome shotgun sequence:
TGAAAACGAATCAATAACTAAAACCAGCCTTAGAATAGCTCATTTAATAGCAAAACATGGCAAGCCCTTCACGGATAGCGAATTGATCAAATCATGTTTGGTAATGGCAGCAGAGGAATTATGcccagagaagaaaaaattgtttgaaactaTTCCACTTTCTGCTCGAACAACCGTCAGAAGAATAGAAGAAATAAGTAAAGATATCGGGGtacaattaaaagaaaaagtgtCGAAATTTCATTGGTTTTCGTTGACTATCGACGAATCCACAGACGTTACTGATACTGCACAACTACTCATTTTTATTAGAGGAGTTGATAGTGAGTTTGAAATTACTGAAGAATTACTGTCTATGCAAAGTATCCATGATAGGACTACTGGTGAAAACATATTCAAGGAGGTTGaaatttctttgaaaaattttaatttgcaatGGGATAAGCTGAAGGCGGTAACAACGGACGGTGCTAAAAACATGTGTGGAACAGGGAAAGGCTTAATGGGACATATTTTTAACGCTTGTAAAGAGCTAAATTGTCCAAATCCTATAGCAATACACTGCATTATCCACCAGCAAGTTCTTTGTTCCAAAATTGCAAATGTCGTAAGTGTAGTTGAAGTAGTGTCTCCTATGGTGAACTTTATCCGTTCTCGGGGATTAAACCATCGCCAGTTTCGAGAATTCTTACGAGAAATTCAATCCGACTATACGGATATCCCATACCACACTGCTGTACGATGGCTTAGTAACGGAGAAGTTCTGCTTAGGTTTTTCAAATTAAGACAAGAAATAGCagcttttttaaaagaaaaaaactatccACAACAAGCAGTACTATCAAATGAGGAATGGCTTTGGAAATTAGCGTTTGTCACCGATATCGTAGGTTATCTTAATaagtttaatttgaaattgcaaggtgaaacaaaattaatttgtgAAATGTATTCGTTGGTAAAATCTTATAGgcaaaaatttgaattgttcAAAATCCAAGTCGCATCAAATAATTTTGACCATTTCACCTGTTGCAAAACACTACAGGCTTCGTTAACTGCGCCTTTCCCTAATAATTTTGCCTCTGAAATTTTGATAGATCTTAGGGAACAATTACAACAGCGCTTTGCAGACGTGGATTCGAATTCAAAAaatcttttatgttttcaaaaccCCTTTAATTGTGTAGTGAACGAGGTTCCATCCGAATTACAATTAGAAAtaatagaattacaaaacgatgaaacgctcaaaaataagttcaATAATATGGATCTTGTCAGTTTTTATAAAATGCAATAGTTCCTCTCCGAGACTCGTTGCGATCGGACGCACTTTTACCAAAAcagagtgttaaaaaaaaaaagtgcaaaagcaAGCCACATCATGGCTGCTTCGAGAAGCACCCTGCGGGTGGATTTCTCGAAGCTCCCCAAAAGGCCGTCCTTGATGGAGGCCACAACCCTCGCCATGACCAAGCTGGGTCTAAGCAGCTCTTCAATCGTTTCAATCCGGACGAAGCCGGCATCCCACTTCCTTCACATCCGAGTGAAAGACCAGAGCCTTGCTCTAAGAACCGTCGAGGAGAACGACGGCAAGCATTCTCTCGAATGCGACGGGAAGAAATTCCCGATCCCGATCGTAATGGTCGACAATTCCGTGGTCATCAAAATCCACGACCTGTCCGAGGACATCACGGACAGATGCATCACGGATTTCTTTGCTCGCTACGGAGAAGTCCGGTCAATCCGAGCCGGAGTATGGGCGAAGCCATACCCGTGTGCCGGAATCCCTGACGGATACCGCTACGTCACAGCGGTCTTGTCTAAGCCGGTGCCGTCATACGTCTCGATTGGAGGGGAAGAGACGCTGGTAACATACCGGGGACAGCAGCAAACGTGTCGAACATGCCGTCTTGCTGCACACCATGGGATGACCTGCACCCAAGGCAGGAAACTGGTGGCTCAGAAGACGAGCGTCAACGAGAGGCTGTCGTATGCCTCAGCGGTGCagaatggcaccgaaaacccTGCTCCAGCAACAGTCCCCCGGGCGAGCACACAAACCGTCCGTGCACCGACCGACCCGGTGAGCACACCGACCGTTCCGGCAATCACAATGCTCATCCCATCGAGCACACCGATCATCCCGGCGCCCGCATCGACCGTCCCGGAGAGCGCACCGGCCGTCCGCGCACCGACAGTCCCGACGAGCACATCGACCGTCGCGGCGAGCACATCGACCGTCGCGGCGAGCGCACCGGCCGGTGCTTCGAGCCTGACAATAGGCGCACCAGCAACGATCATCCCGATGCAGGCCACTAGCGTTGCGGCTAGTACACGGACCGTCCCGGCAGTAGCATCTTTCATCCGGGCAAGTGCGTTGACCGTACCGGCAGCATCGACCAGCACCAAGATGGACAACGCCGGACTTCAGGTGGACGCCGATGCCTCATCGACGTTCAAAGCCCCTCGTGTCCCTTCACCTTCCGCTACACCTTCATCCCTTTCCTGGCAAACAGTGGCAGGTAAGAGAAAGACGGACGAACAGACGGACAGCGACGTGTCGTGCAAGTCTGGGGAGGAACCGATCAAGCGTAAGCCAGGTCGTCCTCCCAAAAAGACCAATGCCACGGCAGCGAAACCGACTGGGGTAATGGAAGTGGACGCACAGTAGTTTGGTGGAAATGGATGAGTTGATGACATCAGTGACGATCGCATCGATAAACATCAATGCGATATCCAATTCCACCAAACTAGATGCACTACGAACTTTCATACGCACTCTTGACACAGACATAATCTTCCTACAAGAAGTTTCTGTCAAAGACTTAGTGCTCCCTGGGTACAATGTTGTAACAAACATTGACCACACAAGGAGAGGTACAGCGATCGCCTTGCGGGTGAACCTAAAATTTTCTCACGTCGAGCGTAGCTTGGACTCACGTCTAATCTGCGTCCGGCTTGAGAATTCTTCCACGCTATGCAACATTTACGCTCCTTCGGGAAGTCAAAACAGAGCTGAGCGGGAACTCTTTTTCAACCGCTCGTTGGTGTACTACCTGCGGAATGCACCGGGACCGGTCATCCTTGCAGGGGATTTCAACTGCGTGCTGAAGTCCAAGGACGCCACGGGTATGGGGAATACGAGTCtcactttgcaaaactttgttgacagtATGCAGTTGTGTGACAGCTGGGAGGCTCTCAAAGGAAACTTTGTAGAGTTCTCTCACATCACACGTGGTTCGGGCTCTCGCATCGATCGCTGCTACGTCTCTAAGGACATGAAGGATCAACTGCGTGCAACAGACATGCACGTATTGTCCTTCTCGGACCATAAGGCGCTCACGGTGCGCATCTGCCTTCCAAACATACCTCGCATGCGGCAAAATGGATACTGGCAACTTCGGCCACATATCTTGACAGCCGAAAACATGGAGGAGTTTAGATGTAAGTGGAACTATTGGACAAAACAGCGAAGGAGCTTTGGCTCCTGGATGGAATGGTGGATTCATTTcgccaaaccaaaaataaaatcgttcttccgatggaaaacgaatgaaaaatactccATGTTCCGCTTGCAGCATAACATTCTCTATGCGAAGTTAGAGTCCTCATACGGTCGGTATCTTTCCAATCCGATCGAGTTGGTCAATATCAACCGTATAAAAGGAGAAATGCTACTCCTTCAGAGGCGTTTCTCCGAGGACTTTACAAGGATTAACGAAACAAGGGTGTGTGGGGAAAACCTCTCCACCTTTCAGCTTGAGAAACGAAGGCGGGAGCGCACCGTGATCACCAGACTTACGTGTGACAACAACGTTGTTTTGGACTCTCCAAAACAACTGGCAGACTATATACATACGTACTACAGGGAGTTATACACCGACGAGACAACAAACGTTGACGATACTTTTGCCTGTCATCGTGTAATCCCCGAAGATTGCGAAATCAACAACGATTGCATGGATGAGATCACCTACGGTGATGTCCTtcatgcaattgaaaaatcgaaacctcgAAAGTCTCCTGGGCCGGATGGAATTCCGATTGAATTTTATCAGCGAACGTTTGGGATAATTTGGAGAGAAATCATATTGATTCTCAACGATGCTCTCAACGGTCGTTTCCCGGCGGCCTTTGTCGATGGGGTCATAGTGCTTGCGAGGAAAAGGGGAGATGGGTGCACACTATCTTCGTACCGTCCGATCTCTCTGCTTAACACTGACtacaagctgctttccagAATTCTGAAGCAGCGGCTCGAGAGGATTATTGCTAGGTGGCAAATCATTTCACCGTCGCAGAAGTGTAGCAATAAACCCTGCAATATCTTCCAAGCTGTGCTCTCTGTTAAGGAGAGAATATTCGAACTCAAACGGAAGAAGAAGTGTGCAAAACTCGTCTCTTTCGATCTCTCGCAGGCGTTTGACCGTGTTGACAGGGGCTTCCTGTTTGGAACGATGGATTCATTAGGGTTTAATCCCGCACTAGTGCGgcttttgaggaaaattggtGAGCAGTCTTCGTCCCGTGTCATTGTAAATGGATCCCTATCACCTGCCTTTCCCATCCAACGTTCCGTGCGACAAGGAGATCCCTTGTCAATGCACCTGTTCATCCTCTACCTTCACCCCCTCATCAAGAGACTCGAAGATATATGCTGCGATCAGGACGACCTGATCAACGCGTATGCTGACGACGTCTCCGTGGTGAGTACTTCCCCTTCCACAATCGAGCGGGTGAGAGCAGCAATTGAggcctttggagtcacttctgGAGCGAGGTTAAACGTCCTTAAAACCACGGCTCTGGACATCGGAATGGTGACAACCGAGAACAGAATCAACCTGCCATGGCTGCACACCGTAGAACGGCTCCGTTTACTTGGAATTCTGTTCTCTAACAGTATCCGGGAAACAGCGGGCCACAATTGGGATACTGTTATCAATCACTTTCGTCAGTTGGTATGGCTGCACAGGGTGAGAGATCTAAACCTGGTGCAAAAGGTAACGCTGCTCAACTCATTCTTGCTCCCTAAGCTATGGTTTGTTGCGTCAGTCTGTGGCCCTCGCGCAATGGACATAGCCAAGGTGACAAGTTTGATCGGGTCTCTCCTCTGGAACGGATCTGGGGGTATACGTGTCTCGCTCCAGCAGCTGGCCCTGCCACGAGACCGTGGTGGCTTAAACCTACACATCCCAGCCGTGATGACAGCAGCCCTACTCACAAACCGCTATGTTGCAGAACATCAGAGCCTCTCATTTGGAGCCCAACACATCTTGTGTGCGGGAAACCCCCCAGATATTACATTGATACCGTCTACGTATCCGTGCCTTCGCAGTGTTGTCCAGCAACTGGCGTACACTCCATGTACGGTAAAAACACAGCTATCCACCAAGGCCCTCCGCAggttgcaagtgaacagactaCCCCCAGCCAAGATTCAGTCCCATCCGAAGGCAACCTGGAAAAAGGTGTGGAACAACATCCACCGAAGCAAACTAACAGCGGAGCAAAGATCCACCTTATATTTGCTTGCGAATGGCAAGATCCCGCACGGAGAGCTGCTTATGCGTATGGGACGCACGTCTTCGGCTTCCTGCATGTTCTGTGTTGAGTGTGACACCCTGGAACACATGTTCACCTCCTGCACTCGCGTTATTGCCGCCtgggacctgctgcagcagtgcatcagGAATGAAGCTCCAGGGTGTCAGTCGTCCTTCGAGTGTCTCCGATTCCCAGTGCTTGGGAATATAAGCATTGCGCAGCGGAAGGTTgtccttcgtttgtttgcaaactacatcatccacatcattggaaacaatgatgctgCGATCGATGTAAATGTCCTTAAGTGTGCACTGTATTTGTGATTATAGAGTATaagaaagttttgtttgtacaccttatctatttataaaataaatagtttatattttacaaaaaaaaaaaaatgcttccgGAAGCGGAATATAGTAACCTCAAATCATTTGGAAGATCTTTCATATCTATTTTTGGTAGTACATATTTATgtgaaaaaactttttcaaaaatgaacTATGTAAAATCACATTACAGATCATCACTAACCGACGATCATTTACAATCCGTTTTAATTGCAGGATGTACGCAATTAGACCCTCGTTTTGATAGAATAATTTCAGGtcagaaataaaaacctatgAACTTCTGAAATATCttcattgtttattgttttattttaagattCGCTTGCAAAAATGTATAAGTATGACTTTATTCGCTACATCACCTTATTTAAGATATTTGTTTGGTGAATATGGCCCGCAGAGTCAGGCTTATTTTTCTTGTCTGGCCCTTTTAGTTAAAActgtgccgacccctggtatAGAGCAAGGGTCGAACATGCTTCTCTTATGATGCTAATATTTGCCCCCAGCTAGATTCACAGGCAATTGTCAAATTGGTCGATTTTCAAGCTGACACTATACTTATGTTCGTTATGAAGGTTATGCTTCATCATTTATTCCAACACTTGAGAAAAAGTGTTGACATTATGTTGCATAATTTGATTGATTATACAATTATGACACAAGTGGCTATCAACTACAATACGAAATActgtaaataaatgtaaatgttagcacctttaattttaattatgctTGCTATATGACTACTCACTGAAACCAAAATTTTACTCATAAAAACGGGCATGAACGCCTTTTGAATGTTTGATATGTCGCTTATAGCACTCGAATTTTATCTCACATGGCTACGACCTCCGTATAGCATGATTCGGTAGGAATTGAAATTTCAACAGACATTTGCCTGCAATGGCAACAGATACCATCACAAAAAGAATTTGTGTCGACAGTTCCTCGTCGGCGTGCAGCGGCTATGATTATGAATATTCTCTCGTTGTATAACCCCGCCAAGCCGGCCCACCCGATCGCGATATTCCGTCTTGTTGGGGGCACTTTTTTCCCAGTCCATCTCCGGCCAGTGTCCGGAGGAAATGTAGCTTTTGGGAATGTTTGATATGGAATACACGCACCCATACGTTGGCGGTCGTTTCTGGTTCGAACTTGAAGCCTGTTCCTGGGGACAAAGTTGACAAGAACATGGACCACCATCTGCGATAGGTTTCCCGCTGCATGGCGGTACACCGTTGCATTCTCGCTGAAAATATTTCCAATCTGGCCAGCGGGGAGATTCTGACACGCCGCTCGCTGGACAGGATGGCTGTTCTGGTAAACGATCGAAGGCCAGCTGATAGCTCGATATCAGCGGTGAACCGCCGGCACGTTCCTGCCACGGACGCTCCGCGTCAATTTCCGCGTACAGTTCTGGGTGAGTTTTGGCGAGATTTTTGCGGAAACGATTCGTGCACCATTGTGGAAAATCTTTTCGTTTGACTTCCGACTCTAtgtcgatgtttttctttccatctaCCCCCGTTCCAACTGCAACCGTACATGGTATAGGAGGTGAAAAACAGCTTTCCGGAAGATTAGCATCCATCTTGTGCAGCAAGGCCAAGCGCCTGTTATCCAAACGGTTTTTGTAGTCCTGGCTGTACGTGGTTTCAAATGCACAATCCATTTGAGCCCAGACACGGTGCACAGAAAATTTGAAATCCAATTCCTAATGGCCGCACGCACTCGACAAAACCTTTTCAATGTATCTGTCAACGAAATGTTCCACACGAAAAGACTCAATCACAGAGCAATGGGTTCTTTGATATCGCTTTGTCTTCATTATAAAccagtttattgttttttgacGCACTTTCCATTTGGAAACCGTTTGGagtttgaatacttttttggATCAAACTATACCACCTAATGTGAACCGCATTTGCTTTAAATCGATTAGTGTCGATAAAGTGGAGTGACCCATCGTTTTTTGCAGCTGCGCGATTTGGCACcacaataaattaatttaaaaaaatacgtaTCAAAATTTTCCCAACTGTAAGGCTTGTAAATGGAAGCCTAATGCTCATTTaacgttaatttattttgaaatttatattaaacaaacaacagtcAACTTTAACTAATATGTGAAATGCTAAAAGAAAATATAGTCCATTTAAGAAGTTGTACAGCAGTCAGCTACaacatttttactatttaatAATAGTATTGAGAATTATTTATCGTGCATCAAACCCATACCTTGGGCAACTCTGCCTATATAAATTTagccttttttatgtgttaGGTCTGGCTGCCGTATCccaaatatgtttttcaaaaacttcCACAAGTAGGTACTCGAATCAATGGTTTTACTTTCAACCTATTATTTTTTCCCAGAATTATTACCAGTtacatgttgttgttttggagAATGTAATGTTATGTTCAATGGAATTAGTTATCGTGCCTCACTCTCGTGGAGAATGTAATGTAATGTTGAATGGTCTTCGGAAAGACGATAATTTCATACTCTCCATTATTTGAACGTTTACACATTGGAAGCGAATAGCGTCATTCACAGCAAAGCTATTTAACAATCGAATCGTTTTCACCATTCTATATCTCTCGAGCTCCAGCAGAGGGTGTTGCTGCTACTCAATTTCAAAAGATCCCCAAATACAACAGCATAATTTTCCTCTCGATTGCATTCATTTCTACAGCCTAAACCCCTCGCAGGACGACCTACATTTCACTGGTGACGAGAAAGTAATAAAAGGTCTTTGGCTAAAATACGGCTGATGGGTTGAAACGTTCTTCTATTCCGTACCGAAATGTGGCCCCTTCTTCAGCTAAAGCTTGGTCGATTTATGCAGGAAGCAAAAACACTGTTTTGTTTCCTCTTCCGTCCCCGGCATCAGGCAAAAACCAACGTCACTTCCCGTACCACTGTGTCATTCGCTTCACTATGAAAGCATTTCCACGCTTCTGGATTTCCCGCATTTGACGGTGGTTGTGGTTGGCATGATTATTTCCGACACAAGCAACCATTCCGCGGCGTGAAAAGTAACATTCTGGCCATGCTTCCGGTTTGgcgtttccgttttccgtttcgcCTTAATGTAACAAAACACGGGTCGCATGCATTGATGGGGACTTTGTTTGATAGTAATACCGAGCGATTTTGAACAGTTTTCGTCCTCCACTCCCGTCCCGTTCTGTTgaagcataatttatttttatccatttGCATTACATTGGTTGTTGTTCTGGG
This window harbors:
- the LOC131288457 gene encoding uncharacterized protein LOC131288457 — translated: MDCAFETTYSQDYKNRLDNRRLALLHKMDANLPESCFSPPIPCTVAVGTGVDGKKNIDIESEVKRKDFPQWCTNRFRKNLAKTHPELYAEIDAERPWQERAGGSPLISSYQLAFDRLPEQPSCPASGVSESPRWPDWKYFQRECNGVPPCSGKPIADGGPCSCQLCPQEQASSSNQKRPPTYGCVYSISNIPKSYISSGHWPEMDWEKSAPNKTEYRDRVGRLGGVIQRENIHNHSRCTPTRNCRHKFFL